A single Bacillus sp. HMF5848 DNA region contains:
- a CDS encoding type II toxin-antitoxin system PemK/MazF family toxin, with protein MMHKQGDIVLIPVPFSDLTNRKQRPVLIISNDDYNQLTEDILVVAITSQLKDLDYSVVIEQKDLEQGTLKVTSAVRADKVYTLSKAIIRKRFGKVNSEILDRVRTKVQDLIK; from the coding sequence ATGATGCATAAACAAGGTGATATTGTTTTAATTCCAGTTCCATTTAGTGACTTAACTAATAGAAAACAACGTCCTGTTCTAATTATTTCAAATGATGATTATAACCAATTGACTGAAGATATTCTTGTTGTTGCTATTACATCACAATTAAAAGACCTTGATTATTCAGTCGTGATCGAACAAAAAGATTTAGAACAAGGTACCCTTAAAGTTACATCAGCGGTGAGGGCAGACAAAGTTTACACACTCTCAAAAGCTATCATCAGAAAAAGGTTTGGAAAAGTGAACTCAGAAATATTAGATAGGGTTCGAACTAAAGTACAAGACTTAATAAAATAG
- a CDS encoding RNA polymerase sigma factor, producing MDSQLLLQIYNEQAKMIYFYLKKNGCSHEDAEDIVQESYMRYIAYSSGVPSDKALSYIFTIAMNEFKKLLKKKGKEQAISIDDHRFWNNFTNDQDTESSILHIEMNHEIAITLEHIQEIYKQLLVLKYEFDLSYKEISLLLGMKEETIRTYLFRARKEFQKKWRHLHE from the coding sequence ATGGATTCTCAGCTACTGTTGCAAATTTATAATGAACAAGCAAAAATGATTTATTTTTATTTAAAAAAGAATGGTTGTAGCCATGAAGATGCAGAAGATATTGTTCAAGAAAGTTATATGAGATATATCGCTTATAGTAGTGGTGTTCCTTCAGATAAAGCTCTATCATATATTTTCACCATTGCAATGAATGAATTTAAAAAACTTTTAAAGAAAAAAGGGAAAGAACAAGCCATTTCAATTGATGATCATCGCTTCTGGAATAACTTTACGAATGACCAAGATACTGAATCTAGCATCTTACATATCGAAATGAATCATGAGATTGCCATTACTTTAGAACATATTCAAGAAATTTATAAACAGCTTCTTGTATTAAAATATGAATTTGATCTTAGCTATAAGGAAATCTCATTATTACTTGGAATGAAAGAAGAAACGATTAGAACGTATTTATTTCGGGCAAGAAAAGAATTTCAAAAGAAGTGGAGGCATCTACATGAATGA
- a CDS encoding DUF2281 domain-containing protein, whose translation MNTAKERLLKIIDEFPEQEVDKILDFAEYLKAKKEKHLSEDLTKASESSIDFWDNDIDDEVWNDA comes from the coding sequence ATGAATACAGCTAAAGAACGATTACTTAAAATTATTGATGAATTTCCAGAGCAAGAAGTCGATAAAATCTTAGACTTTGCTGAATATTTAAAAGCGAAAAAAGAAAAACATTTATCTGAAGATTTAACAAAAGCGAGCGAAAGTAGCATTGATTTTTGGGATAATGATATAGATGATGAGGTCTGGAATGATGCATAA
- a CDS encoding Clp protease ClpB — protein sequence MKQVTYLISAIILGLSLVISAYIFSTAFSKTSNGVNNIQTTTNCIPELMTKTQLSEYLQISEESISNIIVIDDAEKANRSSFETYRYIPYLKIDGQVRFLKPEIDKWLYYKNSHQ from the coding sequence TTGAAACAGGTAACTTATTTGATTAGTGCAATTATATTGGGCTTATCTTTAGTAATTTCTGCTTATATTTTTAGTACTGCTTTTTCGAAAACTTCGAATGGAGTTAATAATATTCAGACCACAACAAATTGCATACCTGAATTGATGACTAAAACACAACTATCCGAATATCTTCAGATAAGTGAGGAGTCAATATCGAATATAATAGTAATAGATGACGCTGAAAAGGCGAACAGAAGTTCCTTTGAAACTTATCGATACATTCCATACTTAAAAATAGATGGACAGGTTAGGTTTTTAAAACCAGAGATAGATAAATGGTTATATTACAAGAATAGCCACCAATAG
- a CDS encoding GNAT family N-acetyltransferase produces MEFVKGYKDNDVLRASFNELALQTFGIQFEDWYKAGFWTEKYEPYSFVDSGMVIANVSVNKLNLQIGGSSYSAVQLGTVMIHPDYRGQGLSAKIFEKIFTDYADVDVMYLFANETVLDYYPKFGFEKIDESQWALDIEGFAESIATQDFNQRDFFETLKHRIPVSRVFATEGAEGIAMFYYLNGFREHTYYVATENAYVICEQKDKELHVYDVISKEEVDLLSVVKKIGNAHIEKVIFYFTIDTVSESFSPSPFIDNMFIRSKVPFPKAFKHPITSQA; encoded by the coding sequence ATGGAATTTGTTAAAGGATATAAAGATAATGACGTGTTACGTGCTAGTTTCAATGAACTAGCACTACAAACGTTTGGGATTCAGTTTGAAGATTGGTATAAAGCAGGATTTTGGACGGAAAAATATGAACCATATTCGTTCGTTGATAGTGGTATGGTTATTGCCAATGTTTCTGTCAATAAGTTGAATCTGCAGATCGGAGGTTCTTCATACAGCGCCGTCCAATTAGGAACTGTCATGATTCACCCTGATTATCGTGGACAAGGATTATCTGCAAAGATTTTTGAAAAAATCTTCACAGATTACGCTGATGTAGATGTGATGTATTTGTTTGCGAATGAAACAGTATTAGATTATTACCCTAAATTCGGGTTTGAAAAAATAGATGAATCACAATGGGCGCTAGATATTGAGGGATTTGCTGAGTCCATCGCCACCCAAGATTTTAATCAACGTGATTTTTTCGAAACGTTGAAACATCGGATCCCCGTGTCCCGAGTATTTGCAACAGAAGGAGCAGAAGGAATCGCGATGTTTTATTATTTGAATGGATTTCGTGAACACACCTATTATGTTGCCACTGAAAATGCGTATGTGATATGTGAGCAAAAAGACAAAGAATTACATGTGTATGATGTCATTAGCAAGGAAGAGGTTGATCTACTCTCAGTGGTAAAGAAAATAGGTAATGCACATATTGAAAAGGTTATCTTTTACTTTACAATAGATACCGTGTCCGAATCCTTTTCACCAAGCCCTTTTATAGATAACATGTTTATTCGGTCGAAGGTTCCATTCCCAAAGGCCTTTAAGCATCCCATTACATCTCAAGCGTAA
- a CDS encoding diguanylate cyclase domain-containing protein has product MNVKQYFPIKPRYYKSITYLYIVMVIFVTGVFYKLLAGQPVSLTINTLHSICLLIAITRKMRLAYKYMLALLAIIFLYVSLSISYVDLIDLSFVAFYLPLLYTYLLPDILSPIIFSILFSGIFYSYSDTYSSEQILGNTIGIISAATLYSVLSFLVARLYDSREMYKELSIRDSLTKLYNLDYVVKIGDDMLSNGKNVTIFVFDLDYFKSFNDTYGHLLGNNVLIQVAEKIEEEVSTCGGLAARLGGDEFITFVPELSDDEADALFKRISLALSELYIVSDPELEPVKISLSMGMAHSVSSEAQSIRELLNIADMNMYYHKHTKLYDLRALHTQDLEYVLNEEEKQLLKVLSEKDMYSYIHSKYVVQYTSWILDKININEVDKVNILKGAWLHDIGKLFISNEILRKSSNLSESEYSIVKEHVQSGVHLIQKFNISVKGINAIKYHHERWDGAGYPDGVKGEMTPIEGRVLQLADAFSAMTVKRVYRKVNDLDSAILEIKKNKATQFDPQLVDLFVEIVEEKLKQENLKVGA; this is encoded by the coding sequence ATGAATGTCAAACAGTACTTTCCAATCAAGCCAAGATACTACAAATCTATAACTTACTTGTATATCGTTATGGTTATATTTGTAACTGGTGTTTTTTACAAATTGTTAGCGGGTCAGCCTGTTAGTTTAACAATAAATACTTTACATTCAATATGCTTGCTAATAGCAATTACTCGAAAGATGAGATTAGCATATAAATATATGTTAGCATTATTAGCAATTATTTTCCTTTATGTATCTTTATCTATATCTTATGTTGATCTTATAGACCTTAGTTTTGTTGCGTTTTACCTACCTCTACTGTATACGTATTTACTACCGGATATTTTATCACCAATTATCTTCTCAATTTTGTTCTCAGGCATTTTTTATTCTTACTCAGACACGTATTCTAGTGAACAAATTTTAGGTAACACAATCGGCATAATTTCAGCGGCCACTCTTTACTCAGTGTTATCGTTTCTTGTTGCAAGGCTTTATGATTCAAGGGAGATGTATAAAGAATTAAGCATTAGAGATTCGTTAACAAAGTTATATAATTTAGATTATGTAGTAAAAATAGGAGACGATATGTTAAGTAACGGAAAAAATGTTACTATTTTTGTGTTTGACCTAGATTACTTTAAATCTTTCAACGATACATATGGACACCTTTTGGGTAATAACGTGTTAATTCAAGTTGCTGAAAAGATAGAGGAAGAAGTAAGTACGTGTGGTGGATTAGCTGCGAGATTAGGTGGGGATGAGTTTATAACCTTTGTTCCTGAACTAAGTGATGACGAAGCGGATGCGTTATTTAAAAGAATATCATTGGCATTAAGTGAGTTGTATATAGTCAGTGATCCAGAATTAGAACCTGTAAAGATATCACTCTCAATGGGCATGGCACATTCAGTAAGTAGTGAGGCACAATCTATTAGAGAACTATTAAATATAGCTGATATGAATATGTACTATCATAAGCATACTAAACTATATGATTTAAGAGCCTTGCATACACAGGACTTAGAATATGTACTAAATGAGGAGGAAAAGCAACTTTTAAAGGTATTGTCAGAAAAAGATATGTACAGTTATATACATTCGAAATATGTTGTCCAGTATACTAGCTGGATACTAGACAAAATAAATATAAACGAAGTGGATAAGGTAAATATATTAAAAGGTGCCTGGTTACATGATATAGGCAAGCTTTTTATATCAAACGAAATATTACGAAAGTCCTCTAATCTTAGCGAAAGTGAATATAGCATTGTCAAAGAACACGTACAATCAGGTGTACACTTAATTCAGAAATTTAATATTTCAGTCAAAGGGATAAACGCTATTAAGTATCACCATGAAAGATGGGATGGTGCAGGCTATCCTGATGGTGTTAAAGGGGAAATGACGCCAATCGAAGGAAGAGTTTTGCAGTTGGCGGATGCTTTTTCGGCTATGACGGTTAAAAGGGTGTATCGTAAAGTGAATGACCTAGACTCTGCCATATTGGAAATAAAAAAGAATAAAGCAACTCAATTCGACCCGCAATTAGTAGACTTATTTGTGGAGATTGTTGAAGAAAAATTAAAGCAAGAAAATTTAAAGGTAGGCGCCTAA
- a CDS encoding anti sigma factor C-terminal domain-containing protein → MNEYSEDIFDEKKIKKALKKGKRKSFITIVLVSIIVFVILNIANVTISIFLSQKAFKQWDAYVRLSTPNGYISETVDSRGILGGMSYYKISKDMKIKSIVIEQKQYQFGLNPSVLISRGSGGSIGVTGDDWQFSYKENGWREMLFFHPEVDYKKYKNDVELIESMEGNKIYEVALSFDKPYKQSELPFRQLPQMTWFWLNTYSNIQLNTFQQEAKEYDWSATFIRENEALGFSIRNSYTSSADMAYEYDKFLNLLKTSTFSEHNQAYNTMKGISIDDVEILGVVVYGTKEEIVEIMTNPIIKASSIGGVIDNY, encoded by the coding sequence ATGAATGAATACTCAGAAGATATTTTTGATGAGAAAAAGATAAAAAAGGCTTTAAAGAAAGGGAAAAGAAAGTCGTTCATAACAATTGTTCTCGTTTCTATCATCGTTTTCGTTATTCTAAACATAGCGAATGTTACTATTTCAATTTTTTTAAGCCAAAAGGCATTTAAGCAGTGGGATGCGTATGTACGACTTAGCACGCCGAATGGTTATATCAGTGAAACAGTGGATTCAAGAGGTATTTTAGGGGGAATGAGCTATTATAAAATTTCAAAGGACATGAAAATTAAATCAATAGTTATTGAACAAAAGCAATATCAATTTGGGTTGAATCCATCTGTATTGATATCGAGAGGTTCAGGTGGCAGCATCGGAGTCACAGGAGACGATTGGCAATTTTCCTATAAAGAAAACGGGTGGAGAGAAATGCTGTTTTTTCATCCAGAGGTTGATTATAAAAAATATAAAAATGATGTAGAACTGATTGAAAGTATGGAAGGGAATAAAATATATGAGGTAGCTCTTTCCTTCGATAAGCCTTACAAGCAAAGTGAACTTCCTTTTAGACAGCTTCCTCAAATGACATGGTTTTGGCTAAACACATATAGCAATATCCAATTAAACACGTTTCAACAAGAGGCAAAGGAATACGATTGGTCTGCAACGTTTATTAGAGAGAATGAAGCATTAGGTTTTTCTATAAGAAACTCTTATACGTCATCAGCAGATATGGCATATGAATATGATAAGTTCCTAAATTTACTGAAAACGAGTACCTTCAGCGAACACAATCAAGCCTATAACACTATGAAAGGTATTAGCATAGATGATGTAGAAATATTAGGTGTAGTTGTTTATGGGACGAAGGAGGAAATCGTAGAAATCATGACAAATCCAATTATTAAAGCTTCTTCAATCGGAGGGGTCATTGATAATTACTAA
- a CDS encoding MerR family transcriptional regulator, which produces MGDERVYTIKEFATLTGVTVRTLQFYDRKGLLKPSQYNEKGHRRYESKDLYKLQKILTLKYLGFSLEDISTFLSEHMDSSLQNTLRVQKQLLLQKRAEIDYVINTITRVEEITQEDIDSDLLLSIIHSVQHEQAQKEILAKHTSDTHLINQLFMEDKTEDEKKEIERQLIKILKSFKDSYAKGVSTNSREVQKLVEQLVTCLNRVMPLEEQEVLANISIEEDMKFQFPYIDSDIEVYIQEAIKVYSAKVADTHE; this is translated from the coding sequence ATGGGAGACGAGCGAGTATACACGATTAAAGAGTTTGCTACATTAACAGGGGTTACTGTGCGTACATTACAATTTTATGATCGAAAAGGGTTATTAAAGCCATCACAATATAATGAAAAAGGGCATCGTAGATATGAATCTAAAGATTTATATAAACTACAAAAAATCTTAACGTTGAAATATTTAGGTTTTAGCTTAGAGGACATTTCTACGTTTTTATCAGAGCACATGGATAGTAGTCTGCAGAACACATTGCGAGTGCAAAAACAATTGCTTTTACAAAAAAGAGCGGAAATTGATTATGTCATTAATACGATAACGAGGGTAGAAGAAATAACGCAGGAAGATATTGATAGTGATCTGTTGCTATCAATCATACATTCTGTTCAGCATGAACAGGCACAAAAAGAAATATTAGCAAAGCACACATCAGACACACACCTGATTAACCAGCTATTTATGGAAGATAAAACAGAGGATGAAAAAAAGGAGATAGAGCGACAGCTTATTAAAATATTAAAGAGTTTTAAAGATTCGTATGCAAAGGGAGTTTCAACTAATAGTCGAGAAGTGCAAAAGTTGGTTGAGCAGCTCGTGACTTGTTTAAATCGAGTAATGCCTCTTGAGGAACAAGAGGTACTAGCAAATATCTCAATAGAGGAAGATATGAAATTTCAATTTCCTTACATTGACTCTGATATAGAGGTTTACATTCAAGAAGCGATAAAGGTTTATAGTGCAAAGGTGGCTGATACCCATGAATGA
- a CDS encoding conserved virulence factor C family protein — protein sequence MNIKSIEPTPSPNTMKINLDQELPGGARNNYTKENAAEAPTIINKMFEVEGVKGVYHVADFLALERNARVDWAVILPQVRAIFGEDVSEANKQITSNHESFGEVQVFVHFFKRIPIQVKVTDGETEKRFGLPSSFQKALKEAELPGDNIVMMRKWVEQGVRYGELDDIGAQVVEELEAAYTDERLNDLVERAQSPEKIVEREKIVVTSDMLDNPDWRARFAALEKMDPEEKDIPVLMKALKDEKAAIRRLAVVYLGMVESKEVLPLLCEAVLHDSSVTVRRTAGDCLSDLGDPAAIPTMIRALKDKNKLVRWRAAMFLYEVGDETALDALREAQYDSEFEVAMQIKLALKRIEAGEEAVGSVWKQMTERNN from the coding sequence ATGAATATTAAATCAATTGAACCTACTCCGAGTCCTAACACGATGAAAATAAATCTGGATCAGGAGCTGCCTGGCGGTGCGCGAAATAACTATACGAAAGAAAATGCTGCAGAGGCTCCGACGATTATTAATAAGATGTTTGAGGTAGAAGGAGTAAAAGGTGTGTATCACGTGGCTGATTTCTTAGCGCTTGAGCGGAATGCGAGAGTGGATTGGGCAGTTATTTTACCGCAAGTGCGCGCTATTTTCGGAGAAGACGTCAGTGAAGCAAATAAACAAATTACGTCTAACCATGAAAGCTTTGGTGAAGTACAGGTATTTGTTCACTTTTTTAAAAGAATTCCAATTCAGGTGAAAGTAACAGATGGAGAGACAGAAAAACGTTTCGGTCTACCGTCATCATTCCAGAAAGCTTTAAAAGAAGCTGAGCTACCTGGAGACAATATTGTAATGATGCGTAAATGGGTAGAGCAAGGCGTTCGATACGGTGAACTTGATGACATTGGGGCACAGGTTGTTGAGGAGTTAGAGGCAGCATATACAGATGAGCGTTTAAACGACCTTGTCGAGCGAGCACAATCACCCGAAAAGATTGTTGAGCGTGAAAAAATTGTTGTCACGTCCGACATGCTTGATAATCCTGATTGGCGCGCCCGTTTTGCTGCGTTAGAAAAAATGGATCCAGAAGAAAAGGATATACCTGTGTTAATGAAAGCACTTAAGGATGAAAAGGCTGCAATCCGTCGCCTAGCTGTTGTGTACTTGGGAATGGTTGAATCGAAAGAAGTTCTGCCGTTATTATGTGAAGCTGTTTTACATGATTCTTCAGTAACCGTTCGCCGTACAGCGGGAGATTGTTTATCAGACCTTGGCGATCCGGCTGCCATTCCAACGATGATAAGAGCATTAAAGGATAAAAATAAGCTTGTTCGTTGGCGTGCTGCCATGTTCTTATATGAGGTAGGGGACGAAACGGCCCTTGATGCCCTTCGCGAGGCACAATATGATAGTGAATTTGAGGTTGCGATGCAAATCAAATTGGCTTTAAAGCGCATTGAAGCTGGTGAAGAAGCGGTTGGTTCTGTATGGAAGCAGATGACTGAACGGAATAACTAA
- a CDS encoding ATP-binding protein, with product MSQLIGMISYHILVVIFPIIFYHLFVKEPIIARAKIMSKLMLVLLLSLFLTMIIPISFTQGYLYDLRIIPIMIALLYGGVKPAFLIITVMILYRSIVGGEGFYLTLFNYTIALAIITFLRNKIADLDLRVRLIYITCFYLAITISRVVFLLVNKESEQVGFALIFSGITYLTLIISIYIIENLDAQISYLKYIRSAEKLDVVSQLAASVAHEVRNPLTAIKGFLQLIKTEDNLNDDQKKYISISLEELSRTEIVINDYLSLAKPTKDQTTLISLSAEIKSVVDIMMSFTNTHNIAIYSNIQDNLFTQGKNSELKQALLNIMKNGVEAIGTNGSLYVNAFKKHGKIYIKIIDNGIGMNDKQLRKIGTPYYSTKDKGTGVGLTITYNIIKDMNGTITVRSVQGEGTTFTIELPLYSPNIALL from the coding sequence ATGAGCCAATTAATCGGCATGATATCTTATCATATTTTAGTCGTTATTTTTCCTATCATATTTTATCATTTGTTCGTGAAAGAGCCTATAATTGCAAGAGCCAAAATAATGTCGAAGTTAATGCTGGTTTTACTGTTGTCTCTATTTTTAACAATGATAATACCAATCTCGTTTACTCAAGGCTATTTATATGATCTTAGAATCATACCAATTATGATAGCGCTGTTATATGGGGGAGTTAAACCGGCCTTTTTAATTATTACAGTTATGATTTTGTATAGAAGTATAGTAGGGGGAGAGGGCTTTTACCTAACTCTATTTAATTATACTATAGCTTTGGCTATCATAACATTTTTGAGAAACAAAATTGCAGATTTAGATTTACGAGTAAGACTTATATATATTACGTGCTTTTATTTGGCTATTACTATTTCAAGAGTTGTATTTTTACTTGTAAATAAAGAAAGTGAACAGGTTGGGTTCGCTTTAATATTTTCAGGAATTACGTATCTCACTCTTATAATAAGTATTTATATTATTGAAAACTTAGATGCTCAAATATCGTATTTAAAATATATTCGGAGCGCAGAAAAACTAGATGTTGTGAGTCAACTAGCTGCTTCTGTAGCTCATGAAGTGCGCAATCCGTTAACCGCTATAAAGGGTTTTTTGCAGCTTATTAAAACGGAAGATAATTTAAATGATGATCAGAAAAAATATATTTCTATATCATTGGAAGAATTAAGCCGTACAGAAATTGTCATTAATGACTATCTGTCTTTAGCTAAGCCGACTAAAGACCAAACTACACTTATATCCTTATCTGCAGAAATAAAGTCAGTAGTTGACATAATGATGTCGTTTACAAATACACACAATATCGCTATATATTCTAATATCCAAGATAATTTATTCACGCAAGGAAAGAATAGTGAGTTGAAACAAGCACTATTAAATATAATGAAAAATGGAGTAGAAGCAATTGGGACGAATGGAAGTCTGTATGTAAATGCATTTAAGAAACATGGGAAAATATATATTAAAATTATTGATAATGGCATAGGTATGAATGATAAGCAGCTACGCAAGATCGGGACTCCTTATTATTCTACCAAGGACAAAGGAACGGGTGTAGGTCTAACAATTACATATAATATTATTAAAGATATGAACGGTACTATAACAGTGCGAAGCGTTCAGGGTGAAGGGACAACCTTTACCATTGAACTACCTTTATACTCTCCAAATATAGCTTTACTTTAG
- a CDS encoding serine hydrolase has protein sequence MNELQLLTKKLVERDFHMAKKPSIGMGVVTKDGRLFYGSTHDDMGDISIQDCLFEMGSTTKTFTSLLLAQLVQEGMVSLDDSIISYKPAYKNALSFNGEGVTFRHLSTHSSRLPREDMKTLRVRMKENKDEKDNPYKHFSTDDFNQFFLNHELKKEIGEKWAYSNVGVGLLGNVLADIVGMPYEAAIREYILEPVGMKSTFVTIPEKEMNRFVKAYNKKGERIWPIEIPAMPGAGILKSSLDDMLTYLECQMGLKETPLREAIDLTHHIHGKTSSKKVNMGLGWMVEQKKWSSYPIIHHGGTTMGFHTYCGFIKEKQIGVVIFSTIQLKLSRIIQMLMRLKQNVNEDMAEVIFQKLLEE, from the coding sequence ATGAATGAGCTACAATTACTCACAAAGAAATTGGTTGAACGGGATTTCCATATGGCTAAAAAGCCAAGTATCGGTATGGGGGTTGTGACGAAAGATGGCCGTCTCTTTTACGGTTCAACTCATGATGACATGGGGGATATTTCGATTCAGGACTGCTTATTTGAAATGGGCTCTACGACAAAGACATTCACGAGTTTATTGCTAGCGCAACTTGTACAAGAAGGTATGGTAAGTCTCGATGATTCTATCATATCGTATAAGCCAGCGTACAAAAACGCGTTGTCATTTAATGGGGAAGGTGTAACATTTAGGCATTTATCCACGCATAGCTCGCGTCTTCCTCGGGAAGATATGAAAACCTTACGAGTGAGGATGAAAGAAAATAAAGATGAAAAGGATAACCCGTATAAACATTTTTCAACAGATGATTTTAATCAGTTTTTCTTAAATCATGAATTGAAAAAGGAAATTGGAGAAAAGTGGGCTTATTCCAACGTCGGAGTGGGGTTACTTGGGAATGTGTTAGCTGACATAGTAGGTATGCCATATGAGGCAGCTATTCGAGAGTATATTCTTGAGCCTGTCGGTATGAAGAGCACGTTTGTCACTATACCAGAAAAGGAAATGAATAGGTTTGTGAAAGCTTATAATAAAAAAGGCGAGAGAATTTGGCCGATTGAAATACCTGCTATGCCGGGAGCAGGCATATTAAAAAGCTCATTAGATGATATGCTGACGTACCTTGAATGTCAAATGGGATTAAAAGAAACACCATTAAGAGAAGCGATAGATCTAACACATCATATTCATGGTAAAACATCCTCTAAAAAAGTAAATATGGGACTAGGTTGGATGGTGGAGCAAAAAAAGTGGAGTTCGTATCCTATCATTCATCATGGCGGTACGACGATGGGGTTTCACACGTATTGTGGATTTATAAAGGAAAAACAAATAGGTGTCGTCATTTTCTCTACTATTCAATTAAAGTTATCGCGGATTATTCAAATGTTAATGCGATTAAAACAAAATGTGAATGAGGATATGGCGGAGGTTATATTTCAAAAGTTACTAGAAGAATAA